A section of the Oreochromis niloticus isolate F11D_XX linkage group LG9, O_niloticus_UMD_NMBU, whole genome shotgun sequence genome encodes:
- the zmp:0000000991 gene encoding uncharacterized protein zmp:0000000991 isoform X2 — MSTSDAGALALRVVGGETATPLYGTPPPAAATTTRATTAREQQDETFGETFKQEEHHGDKRPAEQFSHQTAITQKETHKALILTADELRKDQTSSSGGADIQVQQSSFTSCHVLRLSTNPGIKQSKSFYRLIEPQRVETKDSSFQINGRTSASQTSIEAPSIYRLSEAIPFPAKEKDKVITANCNELEITRDLSRTQAFSNSDFGTHKRNALHRLSFGSQPRTYTGSLTRAESEGNIQDRTKGLADRLQELADPPRTMLSSSVVTVLAPHWSGRLRRSKRFDGTGSSEAQGITQDGTCAAANRGFQQTQSQHGVERGLTGGLGTQLRPPFSDLRRNTVGWSTKSDPLSLESKREMIKTVSLDVNSGRMDNRKIDRGSLSALATSASVSQSQHEQRRNPQTVHQGGHSSSSSKPTTSNVLLSLRRGNIGGKNLNATSPLSSFPSDQNGKLFTTPLSQSFLNSNEQERPKPLLSPSSISYRTTEASPVLSPSPSSLREQSTSDRFIFAPLPVDKNADGKTLCPTVSDNK; from the exons ATGTCAACAAGTGACGCAGGAGCGCTGGCGCTCAGAGTTGTAGGAGGAGAGACAGCTACGCCTCTGTACGggacaccaccaccagcagcagctacAACGACACGGGCTACAACTGCAAG agaaCAACAAGATGAAACATTTGGTGAAACATTCAAGCAGGAGGAACACCATGGTGACAAACGCCCAGCTGAGCAGTTTTCTCACCAAACAGCAATCACACAGAAGGAAACACACAAAG CACTAATATTGACAGCAGACGAGCTAAGAAAGGACCAAACTTCTTCTTCAGGTGGTGCAGATATCCAGGTCCAGCAGTCCAGCTTCACCTCCTGCCACGTCCTCAGACTCTCCACTAATCCAGGCATAAAACAAAGCAAGAGTTTTTACAG ATTGATTGAACCACAGCGAGTTGAGACCAAGGACAGCAGTTTTCAG attAATGGAAGAACGTCTGCATCACAAACCTCTATAGAGGCACCCAGCATCTATCGATTGTCAGAGGCAATACCATTTCCAGCCAAGGAGAAAGACAAGGTCATCACTGCTAATTGCAATGAACTGGAGATTACCAGGGACTTGAGCAGAACTCAGGCTTTTTCAAATAGTGACTTTGGGACACATAAGCGTAATGCCTTGCACAGACTTTCATTTGGATCACAACCAAGGACTTACACTGGATCTCTAACTCGAGCTGAGTCAGAGGGAAATATACAGGACCGTACAAAAGGCCTTGCAGACCGTCTTCAGGAGTTAGCTGACCCGCCCAGAACCATGTTGTCTTCCTCAGTGGTCACGGTTCTCGCTCCTCACTGGAGTGGCCGACTGCGACGTTCCAAAAGATTTGATGGAACCGGCAGCTCTGAAGCCCAGGGAATTACGCAAGatgggacatgtgctgcagcAAACCGTGGTTTTCAGCAGACTCAGAGCCAACATGGTGTGGAGAGGGGCTTAACAGGTGGACTGGGAACCCAACTGAGGCCTCCATTTTCAGATCTCAGGAGGAACACAGTGGGCTGGTCAACTAAAAGTGATCCTTTGAGCTTAGAATCTAAAAGGGAAATGATTAAAACTGTTTCTTTGGATGTGAACTCAGGAAGGATGGACAATAGAAAAATAGACAGAGGTTCTTTAAGCGCTTTAGCTACCAGTGCCTCTGTATCGCAGAGCCAACATGAACAAAGGCGAAATCCACAAACTGTCCATCAAGGCGGACACTCATCTTCAAGCTCCAAACCAACAACCAGCAACGTACTTCTTTCTTTAAGGAGAGGCAACATCGGTGGCAAGAATCTCAATGCAACCTCCCCTCTGAGCAGTTTTCCAAGTGATCAGAATGGAAAATTATTCACAACACCCCTCTCTCAGAGCTTTCTCAATAGTAATGAACAAGAGAGGCCAAAGCCGCTCCTCTCTCCATCATCTATTTCTTACAGGACAACTGAAGCTAGCCCTGTCCTTTCCCCATCACCCTCCAGCCTGAGAGAGCAGAGCACCTCTGACAGGTTCATCTTTGCACCTTTACCAGTGGACAAAAATGCAGACGGCAAAACCCTTTGCCCAACAGTCTCAGACAATAAATAG
- the zmp:0000000991 gene encoding mucin-5AC isoform X1 encodes MTSSSQPDNKSRGSPVNNNRDNNNTAESVCTGNMNLFMRAQGGTRHLGQRNAGNSPDRDLHRSVKDQYSSNVNNREYPKPPSVPDVLSSSKISRATAQTTLSQPKDPGKYDLTDSSYTANMSELPSALQNPRSSDTPTETSSKYKNNYFPPKPNNTPMPPHSVDSQRFTSTPLSLDFTSTVNGKVHTSQNTSGPQTSKMKSSPSYHSQSVPSQTNIHTSAYTTSTGSLSQKTKFTNNSSATPLGFERSYASIPKPFHPKTVSSLISTVSSVSKKDYSATASNSSSFDTGSHPAATTASSSSLLSPAVTSAITSPTSATVSALLTPPATPVITNPTSETSSPKKEGKFSSSSEKEPMKLEKKKVRRVTWDDSVDLQQSESTAVEKPESSEVQATPQATSKYLRNAPSIFSFLRSSSSTSSSVSPPKPKTSSIEVEKPGKYRSLSSDSADLAFREFERNKQRAGDTMIFNQGRQDLPTPRHERTLSVESGTVQCRTSAPLSLPPDFSSGYKVRYSSPPYSTLMSARMTQGETNTRTTRPTLFSQPSQSNYTPNLSVNTDPVSVMTLSTSKPPMSPPRPSLSLSLPLQKKPPKQESPNVEVSETDRASNNNSGDKGQERKLLLVDNRIHIRPPSLQGDKADSSTYVTETLVYSLKSKVDASTATKKTTPNALQHTNNTPVSVETKFSQQSLTGQSKGAAGEPCRHSGQSSSSSSSTESQSRETEDSSKSMKETIMGKSRFFSVDVNNEQNTKRSRFALKKSVSTPNSSLTRSESDRAKSNNKVDQVFSKLKQKLSTRWSTSQAPSVSGSSDVSDVSVESSKIPEETVPEKVMVLNDNLDTQASNRWTQDRYILIPSSAAGNTKVGNQRSSWTEKSSLETDHDMQNACAEQISEKKAPVYLTVHGPTVDQLDLEQDQVDYKATSLSSRDPSPSRSPAFPASFRRSTPSPRSPFSPFSSLSPMSPLSSSDVTDDSVFYSPKLHRRRESSSPCEHGEGISLGVPRKSRASVGPPCVSPGHDNENLASSYADLKYGIEPGKSFSVSSVLSSRPSGPGRISTGSRFMSVGDLSQSAFSCGENSGDFDQWSVKSDWSTVYDFQASEDGRKSYFPSDPGKMRSRSLPRSLTRCLANWSSGDSPQHVNATASKPAHLRSPNMNICQFLWDAEAPPTPPPTPPLSPVSRRMSKPPSLSSPTFPSSPGVLQPGDSQSRGHLPSRGYVSSLSTFDESSDSSSDTTTDDEYYLETDDEGEKETEL; translated from the coding sequence ATGACATCTTCAAGTCAGCCTGATAACAAAAGCAGGGGTAGTCCGGTCAACAACAACAGAGACAACAATAACACAGCAGAGTCAGTTTGCACAGGTAATATGAACCTTTTTATGAGGGCACAGGGAGGAACTCGCCATCTCGGACAAAGAAATGCTGGGAATTCACCTGACCGTGATTTGCACAGGTCTGTCAAGGACCAGTATAGCTCAAATGTAAACAACAGAGAATACCCAAAGCCGCCCAGTGTGCCAGATGTTTTGTCTAGTTCTAAAATTAGCAGAGCTACAGCACAAACAACACTGAGTCAACCTAAAGATCCAGGCAAATATGATTTAACCGATAGTTCATATACAGCAAATATGTCTGAGTTACCATCTGCTTTGCAAAATCCTAGGAGCTCAGATACACCCACAGAGACCAGCAGCAAGtacaaaaataattattttccaCCCAAACCCAACAACACCCCCATGCCTCCTCACAGCGTAGACTCACAGAGGTTTACCAGCACACCGCTCTCTCTTGATTTCACCAGTACTGTCAATGGTAAAGTTCATACATCTCAAAATACCTCTGGTCCCCAAACCTCAAAAATGAAAAGTAGTCCTTCCTACCACTCTCAGTCAGTTCCTTCTCAGACCAATATTCATACCTCGGCATATACAACCTCCACTGGCTCTTTGTCCCAGAAAACAAAATTTACCAACAATTCCTCTGCCACACCTCTTGGATTTGAAAGAAGTTATGCTTCCATTCCTAAACCTTTCCACCCTAAAACTGTGTCCAGCCTGATTTCCACAGTCAGTTCTGTCTCCAAAAAAGATTATAGCGCCACTGCTTCCAACTCCTCTTCCTTTGACACTGGCAGCCACCCTGCAGCCACCACTGCCTCAAGTTCTTCCCTTCTCAGTCCTGCTGTCACCTCCGCCATTACCTCTCCTACCTCTGCCACTGTCTCCGCTCTCCTAACGCCTCCTGCAACCCCAGTTATTACCAACCCCACTTCAGAAACTTCAAGCCCTAAAAAAGAAGGGAAATTTTCCAGCAGCTCAGAGAAAGAGCCAATGAAACTTGAGAAAAAGAAAGTGAGAAGAGTGACATGGGATGACTCGGTGGATCTGCAACAGTCAGAGTCCACCGCTGTGGAGAAGCCAGAGTCGTCAGAAGTCCAAGCGACCCCTCAAGCCACATCTAAGTACCTGCGAAatgctccatccatcttctccTTTCTGAGATCGAGCAGTTCAACAAGTTCTTCTGTTTCTCCCCCTAAACCCAAGACCTCCAGCATTGAGGTGGAGAAACCAGGAAAGTATAGATCCTTATCATCTGACTCGGCTGATTTAGCATTCAGGGAGTTTGAGCGAAACAAGCAAAGAGCTGGTGATACAATGATTTTTAACCAGGGAAGACAGGACTTGCCCACACCAAGGCATGAAAGGACACTATCAGTGGAATCTGGCACAGTTCAGTGCCGTACTTcagctcctctctccctccctcctgaCTTTTCAAGTGGCTATAAGGTTCGTTATAGCTCTCCTCCTTACTCCACGCTCATGTCTGCAAGGATGACACAAGGGGAGACAAATACGAGAACAACCAGACCAACCCTCTTCTCACAACCCTCCCAGTCAAATTACACCCCAAATCTCTCTGTAAATACTGACCCAGTTTCAGTCATGACCTTATCCACATCCAAACCTCCTATGTCTCCTCCCAGACCCTCCCTTTCCCTGTCCTTACCCCTCCAAAAGAAACCTCCCAAACAAGAAAGTCCAAATGTTGAGGTTTCAGAAACTGATCGAGCAAGCAACAATAACAGCGGAGATAAAGGCCAAGAGCGAAAGCTATTACTTGTAGACAACAGAATTCACATCAGACCTCCTTCCCTGCAAGGTGATAAGGCAGACAGCTCGACATACGTAACTGAGACACTGGTTTACAGCCTTAAATCCAAAGTAGATGCATCGACAGccacaaaaaaaaccacacctAATGCTTTACAGCATACCAATAACACGCCGGTTTCCGTGGAGACCAAGTTTAGTCAACAATCGCTGACAGGCCAGAGTAAGGGAGCAGCAGGTGAACCATGTCGTCATTCAGGTCAgagctccagcagcagcagctcaacaGAGAGTCAGTCCCGGGAGACAGAAGACTCCAGCAAAAGCATGAAGGAGACTATAATGGGGAAAAGCAGGTTTTTCTCAGTAGACGTTAATaatgaacaaaacacaaagagaagcCGATTTGCACTGAAGAAGAGCGTCAGTACACCAAACTCCAGTTTGACGAGGTCAGAGTCAGACAGGGCCAAGAGTAACAACAAAGTGGATCAAGTCTTTAGCAAACTAAAGCAAAAATTAAGCACTAGATGGTCAACCTCACAAGCACCTTCTGTTAGCGGATCAAGCGATGTGAGCGATGTGAGTGTTGAGAGTAGCAAAATTCCAGAGGAAACAGTGCCAGAGAAAGTAATGGTGCTGAACGACAATCTGGACACACAGGCTTCGAACAGGTGGACGCAAGATAGATACATTCTGATACCGTCCTCGGCTGCTGGAAACACAAAAGTTGGAAATCAGCGCTCCAGCTGGACCGAAAAATCATCTCTAGAAACGGACCATGACATGCAAAATGCTTGTGCAGAACAAATTTCTGAAAAGAAAGCCCCAGTTTATCTGACAGTCCACGGTCCAACAGTTGACCAGTTAGACCTTGAACAAGACCAAGTAGATTATAAAGCAACAAGCCTCTCTTCCAGAGATCCAAGTCCCAGTAGAAGTCCCGCTTTTCCAGCTTCATTCAGGAGGTCCACACCTAGCCCCAGGAGCCCATTCTCTCCCTTCTCCTCTCTTTCACCAATGTCCCCACTTTCCTCGTCTGATGTAACAGACGACAGCGTCTTCTACAGCCCAAAGCTGCACCGCCGCAGAGAATCCTCCTCTCCGTGTGAGCACGGAGAAGGGATCAGCTTGGGAGTTCCGAGAAAAAGCCGGGCATCCGTAGGTCCTCCATGTGTGAGCCCAGGACATGACAATGAAAACTTGGCATCCTCTTATGCAGACTTAAAGTATGGCATTGAGCCTGGGAAGTCCTTTTCTGTGAGTTCTGTTCTCTCCAGTCGACCCTCTGGACCGGGACGTATTTCCACAGGATCCAGATTCATGAGTGTGGGTGACCTCTCTCAGTCTGCCTTCTCTTGTGGAGAAAATAGTGGAGATTTTGATCAGTGGTCTGTCAAATCTGATTGGAGCACAGTGTATGACTTCCAGGCTTCTGAGGATGGTCGAAAATCATATTTCCCAAGTGATCCAGGTAAAATGCGATCAAGATCTTTGCCTCGATCGCTGACCAGGTGCTTGGCAAACTGGAGCTCTGGAGACTCTCCTCAACATGTAAATGCTACAGCTTCCAAGCCTGCTCACCTCCGGAGCCCAAACATGAACATTTGCCAGTTTTTGTGGGATGCAGAGGCCCCGCCCACCCCTCCTCCAACACCTCCTCTGTCACCAGTGTCCAGGCGCATGTCCAAACCACCCAGCCTTTCCTCTCCTACCTTTCCTAGCTCGCCAGGAGTACTACAGCCGGGGGACAGCCAGTCCAGGGGGCATTTGCCCTCCAGAGGTTATGTATCCAGCCTTAGCACCTTTGATGAGTCATCAGACAGCAGCTCGGACACAACAACTGATGACGAATACTACTTAGAAACAGATGATgagggagaaaaagagacaGAACTGTAA
- the LOC100707241 gene encoding myosin-6: MSGDAIMAEFGSAASFLRKSDKERLEAQTRPFDMKKACFVPDPEVEYVKASVISRDGDKVTVETEFGKTVTHKEADIHPQNPPKFDKIEDMAMFTFLHEPAVLFNLKERYAAWMIYTYSGLFCVTVNPYKWLPVYDKSVVAAYRGKKRSEAPPHIYSISDNAYQYMLADRENQSILITGESGAGKTVNTKRVIQYFASIAAVSGKKDEKQEKKGTLEDQIIQANPALEAFGNAKTIRNDNSSRFGKFIRIHFGVSGKLASADIETYLLEKSRVTYQLKAERDYHIFYQILSQQKPELLEMLLITNNPYDYAYISQGETTVASINDSEELMATDEAFDVLGFTQEEKNGIYKLTGAIMHYGNMKFKQKQREEQAEPDGTEDVDKAAYLMGLNSADLIKGLCHPRVKVGNEWVTKGQSVQQVYYSIGALAKSVYEKMFLWMVVRINQSLDTKQPRQYFIGVLDIAGFEIFDFNTFEQLCINYTNEKLQQFFNHHMFVLEQEEYKKEGIVWEFIDFGMDLAACIELIEKPMGIMSILEEECMFPKASDSTFKAKLYDNHLGKSPNFQKPRVVKGKAEAHFSLIHYAGTVDYNISNWLEKNKDPLNETVVGLYQKSTLKLLSMLFMGYAGAESGQDGGGKGKGGKKKGSSFQTVSALHRENLNKLMTNLRSTHPHFVRCIIPNETKTPGAMENPLVMHQLRCNGVLEGIRICRKGFPNRIQYGDFKQRYRILNPSAIPEGQFIDNKKASEKLLGSLDIDHEQYKLGHTKVFFKAGLLGVLEEMRDDRLALILTGIQARSRGLLARIEFQKIVERRDALLVIQWNIRAFMGVKNWPWMKMFFKIKPLLKSAETEKEMANMKEEFTKLKEAYAKSEARKKELEEKMVTLLQEKNDLQLQVQSEQDNLSDAEERCEGLIKSKIQLEAKVKELTERLEDEEEMNAELTAKKRKLEDECSELKKDIDDLELTLAKVEKEKHATENKVKNLTEEMAALDEIIAKLTKEKKALQEAHQQTLDDLQSEEDKVNSLTKAKVKLEQQVDDLEGSLEQEKKVRMDLERAKRKLEGDLKLTQENIMDLENDKQQLEEKLKKKDFEISQHLSKIEDEQAMSAQLQKKLKELQARIEELEEELEAERAARAKVEKQRADLARELEEISERLEEAGGATAAQIELNKKREAEFQKMRRDLEEATLHHEATAATLRKKNADSVADLGEQIDNLQRVKQKLEKEKSELKLELDDVVSNMEQLAKAKSNLEKLCRTLEDQVSEYRTKSEEAQRSINDFTMQKAKFQTENGELTRQLEEKDSLVSQLTRAKLSYTQQIEDLKRQLEEEVKAKNALAHAVQSARHDCDLLREQFEEEQEAKAELQRSMSKANSEVAQWRTKYETDAIQRTEELEEAKKKLAQRLQDAEEAVEAANAKCSSLEKTKHRLQGEIEDLMVDVERSNAAAAALDKKQRNFDKVLAEWKQKYEESQAELEGAQKDARSLSTELFKLKNSYEEALEHLETMKRENKNLQEEISDLTEQLGEGGKNIHELEKIRKQLEQEKAEIHTALEEAEGTLEHEEGKILRAQLEFNQVKADMERKMTEKDEEMEQAKRNHQRVTDTLQSSLEAEIRSRNEALRLKKKMEGDLNEMEIQLSQANRQAAEAQKQLKGVHAHMKDSQLQLDEALRANDDLKENIAIVERRNNLMQAELDELRALVEQTERGRKLAEQELLDVSERVQLLHSQNTSLLNQKKKLESDTAQLQNEVEEAVQECRNAEEKAKKAVTDAAMMAEELKKEQDTSAHLERMKKNMEQTIKDLQHRLDEAEQIAMKGGKKQVQKLESRVRELENELEMEQRKSSDSVKGIRKYERRIKELTYQTEEDKKNLNRLQDLVDKLQLKVKSYKRAAEEAEEQSNANLSKLRKLQHELEEAEERADIAESQVNKLRAKSRDSGAKKGEE; this comes from the exons ATGTCAGGTGACGCCATCATGGCGGAGTTTGGGTCGGCAGCTTCCTTCCTGAGAAAGTCGGACAAGGAGCGTTTGGAAGCTCAGACCCGACCTTTCGACATGAAAAAGGCTTGTTTTGTACCCGACCCCGAGGTGGAGTACGTCAAAGCCTCAGTCATCAGCAGGGACGGTGACAAAGTTACCGTTGAAACTGAGTTTGGAAAG ACTGTCACCCATAAGGAGGCAGATATCCATCCTCAGAACCCGCCAAAGTTCGATAAAATTGAGGACATGGCGATGTTCACCTTCCTCCATGAACCTGCTGTGCTGTTTAACCTCAAAGAGCGTTACGCAGCGTGGATGATCTAC ACCTACTCAGGACTGTTCTGTGTAACTGTCAACCCCTACAAGTGGCTGCCAGTGTACGATAAGTCGGTGGTCGCTGCCTACAGAGGAAAGAAGAGGAGTGAAGCTCCTCCTCACATCTACTCCATCTCTGACAATGCCTACCAGTATATGCTTGCTG ACAGAGAAAACCAGTCAATCCTTATCAC TGGAGAATCTGGTGCAGGAAAGACTGTGAACACCAAGAGAGTCATCCAGTACTTTGCCAGCATTGCAGCGGTTTCTGGGAAGAAGgatgaaaaacaggagaaaaag GGCACCCTGGAGGACCAAATCATCCAGGCCAATCCTGCTCTGGAGGCGTTTGGAAATGCCAAGACCATCAGGAATGACAACTCCTCCAGATTT GGTAAATTTATTCGAATCCACTTCGGAGTCAGTGGAAAATTGGCTTCTGCTGACATTGAGACAT atttgcTGGAGAAGTCTCGTGTCACCTATCAGCTCAAGGCTGAGAGGGACTATCACATCTTCTACCAGATTCTGTCCCAGCAGAAACCAGAGCTGCTGG AAATGCTGTTGATCACCAACAACCCCTATGACTACGCCTACATCTCCCAAGGAGAAACAACCGTAGCTTCTATCAATGATTCTGAAGAGCTGATGGCTACTGAT GAAGCTTTTGATGTCCTGGGCTTCACCCAAGAGGAGAAGAATGGCATCTACAAGCTGACTGGTGCCATCATGCATTATGGAAACATGAAATTCAAACAGAAGCAACGAGAAGAACAAGCGGAGCCTGATGGCACTGAGG ATGTCGACAAAGCAGCATATCTTATGGGCCTAAACTCTGCTGACCTCATCAAGGGGCTGTGCCACCCAAGAGTTAAAGTAGGCAATGAGTGGGTCACCAAAGGTCAAAGTGTGCAGCAG GTGTACTACTCAATCGGTGCTCTGGCCAAGTCAGTGTACGAGAAAATGTTCTTGTGGATGGTGGTGAGAATCAACCAATCTCTGGATACCAAACAACCTCGTCAGTACTTCATTGGTGTGCTGGACATTGCTGGATTTGAGATCTTTGAT TTCAACACGTTCGAGCAGCTTTGCATCAACTACACCAATGAGAAGCTGCAGCAGTTCTTCAACCATCACATGTTTGTACTGGAGCAAGAAGAGTACAAGAAAGAGGGCATCGTTTGGGAGTTCATTGACTTTGGCATGGACTTGGCAGCCTGCATTGAACTCATTGAAAAG CCCATGGGCATCATGTCCATCCTTGAAGAGGAGTGCATGTTCCCCAAAGCTTCAGATTCGACATTCAAAGCCAAGTTGTATGACAACCATCTGGGTAAAAGTCCCAACTTCCAGAAGCCCAGAGTTGTTAAAGGAAAAGCAGAGGCTCATTTCTCTCTGATCCACTATGCTGGTACTGTTGACTACAACATCAGTAACTGGCTGGAGAAGAACAAGGACCCGCTCAATGAGACCGTGGTTGGACTCTATCAGAAGTCCACTCTGAAGTTACTCTCAATGCTGTTTATGGGGTATGCTGGGGCAGAGTCCG GCCAAGATGGAGGAGGCAAGGGAAAGGGAGGAAAGAAGAAAGGTTCTTCCTTCCAGACTGTGTCTGCGCTGCACAGG GAGAATCTGAATAAACTGATGACCAACCTCAGGTCAACTCACCCTCATTTTGTGCGCTGCATCATCCCCAATGAGACCAAGACTCCTGGGGCGATGGAGAATCCTCTGGTCATGCACCAGCTGCGCTGTAACGGTGTGCTGGAAGGGATCAGGATCTGCAGGAAGGGATTTCCCAACAGGATTCAGTATGGAGACTTCAAACAAAG ATATCGCATCTTGAACCCCAGTGCTATTCCTGAAGGGCAGTTCATTGACAACAAAAAAGCCTCAGAAAAACTTCTGGGGTCTTTGGATATTGATCACGAGCAGTACAAGCTGGGGCACACGAAG GTGTTCTTCAAAGCTGGTCTGCTTGGTGTTCTTGAAGAGATGAGAGACGATCGTCTCGCTCTCATCCTTACTGGAATTCAAGCGAGATCCAGAGGACTGCTCGCCAGGATTGAGTTCCAGAAAATTGTTGAGCGCAG GGATGCCTTACTCGTGATCCAGTGGAACATTCGTGCCTTCATGGGTGTCAAAAATTGGCCCTGGATGAAGATGTTCTTTAAGATTAAACCTCTGCTGAAATCAGCTGAGACTGAGAAGGAGATGGCAAACATGAAAGAGGAGTTTACAAAGCTCAAAGAGGCATATGCCAAATCTGAAGCCCGCAAGAAGGAGCTGGAGGAAAAAATGGTCACCCTTCTCCAAGAGAAGAATGACTTACAGCTCCAAGTCCAATCT GAGCAAGACAATCTTTCGGATGCTGAGGAGCGCTGTGAGGGTCTGATCAAGAGCAAGATTCAGCTTGAGGCTAAAGTCAAAGAGCTGACAGAGAGACtcgaggatgaagaggagatgAATGCAGAGCTGACTGCCAAGAAaaggaagctggaggatgagTGTTCAGAGCTTAAGAAGGACATTGATGATTTAGAGCTGACTCTCGCTAAAGTGGAAAAGGAAAAGCATGCCACTGAGAACAAG GTGAAAAATCTGACTGAAGAAATGGCAGCTTTGGATGAAATCATTGCTAAGCTGACCAAAGAGAAGAAAGCTCTTCAGGAGGCCCACCAGCAAACACTGGATGACTTGCAGAGTGAGGAAGACAAAGTCAACTCTCTGACCAAGGCCAAAGTCAAGCTGGAGCAGCAAGTCGATGAC CTTGAAGGATCACTGGAGCAAGAGAAGAAGGTGAGGATGGATTTAGAAAGAGCCAAGAGAAAACTGGAAGGGGACCTGAAGCTAACCCAAGAAAACATAATGGATCTGGAGAATGACAAGCAGCAGCTGGAGGAAAAACTCAAAAA GAAGGATTTCGAAATTAGCCAGCATCTCAGTAAAATTGAGGATGAGCAAGCAATGAGTGCTCAGCTCCAAAAGAAACTGAAGGAGTTACAG GCGCGCATTGAGGAGCTAGAGGAAGAACTGGAGGCAGAGCGAGCTGCCCGGGCCAAGGTGGAGAAACAGAGGGCTGACTTGGCCAGGGAGCTGGAGGAGATCAGCGAAAGGCTGGAGGAGGCTGGAGGAGCCACTGCTGCCCAGATCGAGTTGAACAAGAAGAGGGAGGCCGAGTTCCAGAAGATGCGCAGGGACCTTGAGGAGGCCACTCTGCACCATGAAGCCACTGCTGCCACACTGAGAAAGAAGAACGCCGACAGCGTGGCTGATCTGGGAGAGCAGATTGACAACTTGCAAAGAGTCAAGCAGAAGCTGGAGAAAGAGAAGAGCGAGCTCAAATTGGAGCTCGACGATGTCGTCTCCAACATGGAGCAGCTTGCCAAAGCTAAA AGCAACCTGGAGAAACTGTGTCGCACTCTGGAGGATCAAGTGAGCGAATACAGGACAAAATCAGAGGAGGCCCAACGTTCCATCAATGACTTCACGATGCAAAAAGCAAAGTTTCAAACTGAAAATG GTGAGCTCACCAGGCAGCTGGAGGAGAAGGACTCTTTGGTGTCCCAGCTGACCAGAGCGAAGCTCTCATATACGCAGCAGATCGAAGACCTCAAGAGGCAGCTGGAGGAGGAAGTCAAG GCCAAGAATGCACTTGCCCATGCAGTGCAGTCTGCTCGCCATGACTGTGATTTGTTGAGGGAGCAGTTTGAGGAAGAGCAGGAAGCCAAAGCTGAGCTCCAACGCAGCATGTCCAAGGCCAACTCTGAGGTGGCTCAGTGGAGAACCAAGTACGAAACTGATGCCATCCAAAGGACAGAGGAGCTGGAAGAAGCAAA GAAAAAGCTAGCTCAACGGTTACAGGATGCTGAGGAAGCTGTGGAAGCTGCGAATGCAAAATGCTCCTCcctggagaaaaccaaacacaggctTCAGGGTGAAATCGAGGATCTGATGGTGGATGTGGAGAGATctaatgctgctgctgccgctctGGACAAGAAGCAAAGAAACTTTGACAAG GTCCTTGCTGAGTGGAAGCAGAAGTATGAGGAGTCTCAAGCTGAGCTGGAAGGTGCCCAGAAGGATGCTCGTTCTCTCAGCACTGAACTCTTCAAATTGAAGAACTCCTATGAAGAGGCTCTGGAACATCTGGAGACCATGAAACGAGAAAACAAGAATCTCCAAG AGGAAATTTCCGACCTGACTGAGCAACTTGGTGAGGGAGGAAAGAACATCCATGAGCTGGAGAAGATCCGCAAACAGCTGGAGCAAGAGAAGGCAGAGATACACACTGCTCTGGAGGAAGCtgag GGTACCCTCGAGCATGAAGAGGGTAAGATCCTTCGAGCACAGCTGGAGTTCAATCAGGTGAAAGCTGACATGGAGCGCAAGATGACGGAGAAGGACGAGGAGATGGAGCAGGCCAAGCGAAACCATCAGAGGGTGACGGACACTCTGCAGAGCTCGCTGGAGGCTGAGATtcgcagcagaaatgaggctctTAGACTGAAGAAGAAGATGGAGGGGGATCTAAATGAGATGGAGATCCAGCTGAGCCAGGCCAACAGGCAGGCAGCAGAGGCCCAGAAGCAGCTCAAGGGAGTCCACGCTCACATGAAG GACTCACAGCTGCAGCTGGATGAAGCTCTCCGTGCCAATGATGACCTGAAGGAGAACATTGCCATCGTGGAGAGACGTAACAACCTGATGCAGGCTGAGCTCGATGAGCTGAGGGCTTTGGTGGAGCAGACCGAACGGGGTCGGAAGCTGGCTGAGCAGGAGCTGCTGGATGTCAGCGAGCGAGTTCAGCTGCTGCACTCGCAG AACACCAGCCTCTTGAACCAAAAGAAGAAGCTGGAAAGTGACACAGCTCAGCTTCAGAATGAGGTGGAGGAGGCTGTGCAGGAATGCAGAAATGCTGAGGAGAAGGCAAAGAAGGCCGTTACTGATGCTGCCATGATGGCGGAGGAACTGAAGAAGGAGCAAGACACCAGCGCCCACCTGGAGCGTATGAAGAAAAACATGGAGCAAACCATCAAAGATCTGCAGCACCGCCTGGATGAGGCCGAGCAGATAGCTATGAAAGGTGGAAAGAAGCAGGTCCAGAAGCTGGAGTCCAGG GTGAGAGAGCTGGAAAATGAGTTGGAAATGGAGCAAAGGAAAAGCAGCGACTCTGTGAAGGGCATCCGGAAGTATGAGCGGCGCATCAAAGAGTTGACCTACCAG ACCGAGGAGGACAAGAAGAATCTGAACCGCCTGCAGGACCTGGTGGATAAACTGCAGCTGAAAGTGAAATCCTACAAGAGAGCTGCAGAGGAGGCT gAGGAGCAGTCCAATGCAAACCTTAGCAAGCTGCGCAAGTTGCAGCACGAGCTGGAGGAAGCAGAGGAGCGCGCCGACATAGCAGAGTCGCAGGTCAACAAGCTGAGAGCAAAGAGCCGTGACTCCGGAGCTAAG AAAGGAGAAGAGTAA